The DNA region GCGGCGCGGCGCACGGCGCTCGATGTCTTCAATCACGACCGGTATCTGACCAACTGGACTCAACTGCTAGCCGATACTGTCGGCGCGCGGCTCGACCTCGACCGTTCGATCGGCTGAAAGCGCCGGATGGACAACGGGCGGCTCCGGCGACAGGCCGGCAGTCCTTGCACGGGCGAGGCGCGACCGTCGACCTGTTTCGTGGGCCACGCTCACGTGACCATCGCCACCAGTTGCGCCTCGCTGTGCCACCGTCCGATGACGACACGGCCTCGGAGACGACCGGATGATGCCGCCGAGAGTTCAGGCCTACATTTTTCTCGCGATAATCGTTGCCGTATAGGTCTCCAGATCTTCGTCCGAGAGATTTTCATACTCCGGGAGCAGGTTACCTCGAATTTGCTTTGAGGACTCGGATTTCCAGCGGTCGATGTGCAGGATTTCTAATCCCGATCGCCGCATGATTTCGACCATACGGCTGAGTCTTACTCTGTTGATCCCATTGCCGTCACCACCGCCGGGTGTCATATAGGCCCATCGCAGTGGGGTGAGACCCGCATGGAAATTGTGGTCCGAAAAATCGATCACATGACACATATGACCGCCCGGCTTGAGCTTGCCGATAAGCATCGAAAAAACTTCGTCAAGCTTCATGATATGCTCGAATACGGCAATAGAGTATATCAGATCCAAGTCGGAAATATTGTCATATTGCTCAGCTAGGCCGTTACGGTAATCGACTCCGGTACGATCGAACGACCCTGCGAGCCGGCCCGAAGACAGATTTGATAGATCAAATTGGGCGGCCCGTTCGACCAATCTCGAAGGATCCGAGCGGCCTACCGTCCATGCCTTAGGATCCTGGAGGGCAAGCAGGAGAAAGTGCAGGACCATGCGCGCCGCGTCGGCCTCATCCGCGATCGGCAGGGGTTCGACGGAGAAGCTTGTGGTCGCTCCGTTGATGTAGAGGAACGTGGACATGAGGTGCGGGGCGGTATGGCCCGAGCCGAAATCGAGTGCCCTCATCCCATCGAGAGCGACAAAATTCCATAACGACTTGATGTAATTCAGCTGGTCACGATACTTCCGTGGGCCGTACGGATACAGCCAGTTGTCGGACAATATAGAATTTAATTTCTGAGACGCCTCGTGGAGGAACGGCCAGTCGAATGGTGTAAGCCAGCGCTGCTCGCTGGCGAACTGCTCCCGCACCTTCGTCGCGGCCTCCTCAGACATCAGCAGCCGAAGCCGATCGAAGACCTTGTGCTTCTCGAAGCTCGTGACAAGTTCAATAGCTGCACGAATAACTTCGACAGAAGGATCGTCTTCAATATTCATTCGCCTGATCTCGGTTTATGACCGTGCGCTTAACGCACTACTCTTTCAACGATGATCTCTGCACTTTGACAACGTAACGACGCCCATTCGATTTTGGATCGCTGTTGTCCGAGGTCGCGAAGTACAGTTCGTGCCGCCAATGGGTGAACCGACCCGCGCCGCGCTGCTGGATTTCGACGTGCGGCGTATGTGAGGGGCCGAGTGGCCGATCGTCTTCGAAGAGTTGCATCTCGGACCAGCGCCCGTGACTGCCGTCGTTTTCCTGCACCTGCGACAATTGATAGACCCAGCTGAACCCACCGCTTGAAGCGACACGCTCGCAATCGATATCGATGAAGACATGAGGATCATCAGCCTCGTTGGGCGGCTTGGCGACGGCGGCGTCCTTGAGGGCAGCTATCAGATCGCGGGCGCTGCGACCCCGTTCACGCACCATCTCCGAGCCCGCCTCGTCCCGGCGAAGGACGAAGGCGGCGGTGTCAATGCGCAAGTCGTTTTCCGGCCACAGCCGGTAGGATGAGCGGCCAGTGCGGATGCGCGGCAACGCGTCCTGAAAGTACGCCTCTTCGGGTACAGAGGTCGGGATGCGTGCGACGACCTCAAGGCCTTCCGCCTCGAACGCGGCCCAGAACTCACTCGATCGGATGCGGTTGCCCATCTCAAAGAAGGCCGGCTCCGCAACGCGGAGGAACTCATCGTCGGCCGGAATGAGGTGCTCCAACGGGCGCTCGAAGAACGCATGATAGCGCATGTCAATGCCGTGATACGAGATCGCCCCCGGGACACTGACGCGGCTGAGCTCCCGCACGACCGCCGAGAGATCGGAGATATGCTCCAAGACTGCGAACGAGGTTATCAAGTCGATGCTCGCGGTCGCGATCGAGGACAGATCTTCCGCCGGCTCCTCCAGCAGTTGAACGCCCGAATTCGCATAGCCTCCGTCCGCCAGACAGCGCTTCAATGCGTCGGCTGGGCCGTCCCATCGCCGCAGCAGCGTCTCGTACAGCGGCCGATGGTAGTCCTCGTACCACCGTGCGAGAAAGCGATCGGCCACTATGACGCTAGCGCCTTGGGACGCCAGCAGAAGCTGTGGGCCGAAATCTGATCCGGGCCCGATCTCTAGGATCTTGAGGCCGGAGATCGGCTTCTGCACATACGACAAGGCTATAGAGTACAAATTATTGTAGATTTCTATGGCTCGGACAGCCGCTTTCTCAATATCGGCCCGCGAACGCGATCGATAATTGACAGGCTCATACATCCTATCGTGCCTCCTCTTCGGCTTTCTCGATACAGCAGCGTTCCGCGCTAGGCCCGACAGCGCCCCCTCATTCGTCTGCTAAGGACGCGTTATGCCGATCTATGCCCGCGCCGTCGATAGCACCCCGGGCTCTAGCCGCACGAGCCGGATGCATTGATCCCGGATCAGCAGCCAAGTGCTGCCAAGGTGCACGACGAGGCTCGGATGCCAGTCCGGCGCCCGTGGCCCCGAAGCGTAAGACCAGATCCTTGAGGACGAGCAGATTTTGGGCGTCGGTCATCGCGCCGTGGATCAAGCCGATACTCGCCAGGTCCTCCAAGCTCGGGCTTACGCCCGCAGACGGCGATTGGCGCCGACGCGGCGCTCACAAAGCCCGGGTGAGCAGCTCTGGAGGTCATCGCTCAGAGCCGGAACCTCCGCAGCCGCCCGAGGGACTGACATACTGGCCTTCCACAATCGACTGCGCTCACAATGGCCTTCGTCAACGTGTCTTGAGGGTCGCTGGCGGAACGTGATTTAGCGCGACGGGCTGGGGAGGAAACGCGAACGCCTTGCGTCGGTCACCGGATTGCCGGGACCGGCTGCCCTCCTGGGACGCTGCATTCATGGACGCCATGTCGAAGGCTCGGTGCGTCTGGCTGGATCCCG from Methylobacterium sp. NMS14P includes:
- a CDS encoding methyltransferase domain-containing protein, producing the protein MNIEDDPSVEVIRAAIELVTSFEKHKVFDRLRLLMSEEAATKVREQFASEQRWLTPFDWPFLHEASQKLNSILSDNWLYPYGPRKYRDQLNYIKSLWNFVALDGMRALDFGSGHTAPHLMSTFLYINGATTSFSVEPLPIADEADAARMVLHFLLLALQDPKAWTVGRSDPSRLVERAAQFDLSNLSSGRLAGSFDRTGVDYRNGLAEQYDNISDLDLIYSIAVFEHIMKLDEVFSMLIGKLKPGGHMCHVIDFSDHNFHAGLTPLRWAYMTPGGGDGNGINRVRLSRMVEIMRRSGLEILHIDRWKSESSKQIRGNLLPEYENLSDEDLETYTATIIARKM
- a CDS encoding class I SAM-dependent methyltransferase encodes the protein MYEPVNYRSRSRADIEKAAVRAIEIYNNLYSIALSYVQKPISGLKILEIGPGSDFGPQLLLASQGASVIVADRFLARWYEDYHRPLYETLLRRWDGPADALKRCLADGGYANSGVQLLEEPAEDLSSIATASIDLITSFAVLEHISDLSAVVRELSRVSVPGAISYHGIDMRYHAFFERPLEHLIPADDEFLRVAEPAFFEMGNRIRSSEFWAAFEAEGLEVVARIPTSVPEEAYFQDALPRIRTGRSSYRLWPENDLRIDTAAFVLRRDEAGSEMVRERGRSARDLIAALKDAAVAKPPNEADDPHVFIDIDCERVASSGGFSWVYQLSQVQENDGSHGRWSEMQLFEDDRPLGPSHTPHVEIQQRGAGRFTHWRHELYFATSDNSDPKSNGRRYVVKVQRSSLKE